The Syntrophorhabdus sp. genome contains a region encoding:
- a CDS encoding helix-turn-helix domain-containing protein, whose amino-acid sequence MATSYKRIEAVRKTGEILKFLAGQKEPTTGPRIAEAVNLPTGTTMCHLATLEDLGFVSTVGDRYRLGMGLALFWARVRSTLEADRARIDLDIKSLDMEE is encoded by the coding sequence GTGGCCACATCCTACAAACGCATCGAGGCCGTCAGGAAGACCGGCGAGATCCTGAAATTCCTGGCCGGACAGAAAGAACCCACCACCGGGCCCAGGATCGCAGAGGCGGTGAACCTGCCGACGGGCACGACCATGTGCCACCTCGCGACCCTGGAAGACCTGGGATTTGTCTCGACCGTGGGCGATCGCTACCGTCTCGGCATGGGCCTGGCACTCTTCTGGGCGAGGGTCCGGAGCACCCTCGAGGCCGACAGGGCAAGGATAGATCTGGATATCAAATCTCTGGACATGGAGGAATAA